The following are encoded together in the Triticum dicoccoides isolate Atlit2015 ecotype Zavitan chromosome 6B, WEW_v2.0, whole genome shotgun sequence genome:
- the LOC119322965 gene encoding EIN3-binding F-box protein 1-like — MPAFHAYGDGGCLVSAPAELSGMFCRGGGAVVQQRKRSLVAASAVAAAAAECMRASKKQRQPPQPSLDLLPDECLFEVLRRLPGGRERADSACVSRRWLALLASIRVSELGHAASAAPSLPDLNEEFVMEEDTDDSPADPCVERVLEGNEATDVRLAAMAVVAGSRRGLEKLAIRGSHPTRGVTDQGLLAVARGSPNLCSLALWDVPLVTDAGLAEIAAGCPSLERLDITSCPLITDKGLAAIAQGCPNLVSLTMEACSGVGNEGLRAIGRCCLKLQAVSIKNCVHVGDQGISSLVCSASASLAKIRLQGLNITDASLAVIGYYGKAVTDLTLARLAAVGERGFWVMANAAGLQKLRCMSVTSCLGVTDLAITCIAKFCPGLKQLCLRKCGHVSDAGLKAFTESAKVMENLQLEECNRVTLVGVLACLINCSQKFRALSLVKCTGVKDVCSAPAQLPVCKSLRFLTIKDCPGFTDASLAVVGMICPQLEQVDLSGLGEVTDNGLLPLIKSSEGSLVKVDLSGCKNITDVAVSSLVKAHGKSVKQVSLEGCSKITDASLFCISENCTELAELDLSNCMVSDSGVASLASAKHFKLRVLSLFGCCKVTQVSVQFLGSMGKLEGLNLQYCNMIGNHNIASLEKQLWWCDILA, encoded by the exons ATGCCTGCCTTCCACGCGTACGGAG ATGGCGGGTGCCTCGTCTCTGCCCCGGCGGAGCTTTCCGGGATGTtctgccgcggtggcggagcggtggTTCAGCAGCGGAAGCGCTCTCTGGTGGCCGCGTCGGCGGTCGCCGCCGCGGCGGCCGAGTGCATGAGGGCCAGCAAGAAGCAGAGGCAGCCCCCGCAGCCGTCCCTGGACCTGCTCCCCGACGAGTGCCTCTTCGAGGTCCTGCGCCGTCTGCCCGGCGGCCGCGAGCGCGCTGACTCCGCCTGCGTCTCCCGCCGCTGGCTCGCGCTCCTCGCCAGCATTCGGGTCTCCGAGCTCGGTCATGCCGCGTCGGCCGCCCCGTCCCTGCCCGATCTCAACGAGGAGTTCGTTATGGAGGAGGATACGGACGACTCCCCCGCAGATCCCTGCGTCGAGAGGGTCCTCGAGGGTAACGAGGCCACCGATGTCCGCCTTGCCGCCATGGCTGTTGTCGCTGGATCCCGCCGCGGGCTGGAGAAGCTCGCCATCCGTGGGAGCCACCCGACGCGTGGGGTCACAGACCAGGGGCTCCTGGCCGTTGCCCGCGGCAGTCCTAACCTCTGCTCGCTCGCGCTGTGGGACGTGCCGCTTGTGACCGACGCTGGGCTCGCTGAGATCGCCGCCGGGTGCCCGTCGCTGGAGCGTCTGGATATCACTTCTTGCCCGCTCATCACAGACAAGGGCCTTGCTGCTATTGCTCAGGGGTGCCCCAACTTGGTGTCTCTGACCATGGAGGCCTGCTCCGGCGTTGGCAACGAGGGCCTGAGGGCGATTGGCCGGTGCTGCTTGAAGCTGCAGGCTGTGAGCATCAAGAACTGTGTGCACGTTGGTGACCAGGGCATTTCTAGCCTCGTGTGCTCCGCTTCCGCATCACTGGCCAAGATCCGTCTCCAGGGATTGAACATCACAGATGCTTCGCTTGCCGTGATTGGGTACTATGGGAAGGCCGTCACAGATCTTACACTTGCTCGCCTTGCTGCTGTTGGTGAGAGGGGGTTTTGGGTGATGGCCAATGCCGCCGGCTTGCAGAAGTTGAGGTGCATGAGTGTCACCTCTTGCCTTGGGGTCACTGATCTTGCTATCACTTGTATTGCCAAGTTCTGCCCAGGCTTGAAACAGCTTTGCCTCAGGAAGTGTGGACATGTGTCGGATGCTGGTCTTAAGGCTTTCACAGAATCAGCAAAGGTGATGGAAAACCTGCAGCTTGAAGAGTGCAACAGGGTTACTCTTGTTGGTGTTCTGGCCTGCCTTATCAACTGCAGCCAGAAGTTCAGGGCTCTCTCCTTGGTGAAATGCACAGGTGTCAAGGAtgtctgttctgctcctgcacaacttCCTGTCTGCAAATCACTACGTTTCTTGACAATCAAGGATTGCCCAGGTTTCACTGATGCAAGCTTGGCCGTGGTCGGTATGATCTGCCCTCAGCTGGAGCAAGTcgacctgagtggtcttggtgaggtCACTGACAATGGGCTTCTTCCGTTGATAAAATCTTCCGAGGGTAGCCTGGTCAAGGTTGACTTGAGTGGTTGCAAGAACATCACAGATGTTGCTGTTTCTTCCCTGGTGAAGGCACATGGAAAATCTGTTAAGCAAGTTAGTCTCGAGGGTTGCAGCAAGATAACAGATGCAAGCCTCTTCTGTATTTCTGAGAACTGCACTGAGCTTGCAGAGCTTGATCTTTCTAACTGCATGGTCAGCGACTCCGGTGTTGCAAGCCTGGCGTCCGCAAAGCACTTCAAGCTCCGTGTCCTCTCGCTGTTTGGCTGCTGTAAGGTCACACAGGTGAGCGTGCAGTTCTTGGGCAGCATGGGTAAGTTGGAGGGCCTCAATCTTCAGTACTGCAACATGATTGGCAACCACAACATTGCATCGCTGGAGAAGCAGCTCTGGTGGTGCGACATTCTCGCCTAG